A single region of the Triticum dicoccoides isolate Atlit2015 ecotype Zavitan chromosome 2B, WEW_v2.0, whole genome shotgun sequence genome encodes:
- the LOC119362795 gene encoding pyrrolidone-carboxylate peptidase-like: protein MGSEGPSIVTVHVTGFKKFHGVAENPTEKLVTNIKSFIEKRGLPKNLVLGSCEILETAGQGALGTLYKVLESAIADRENGSSAQGQIIWVHFGVNSGASRFALENQAVNEATFRCPDELGWKPQRVPIVPSDGSISRTRETTLPVKELTKSLRKTGYDVMPSDDAGRFVCNYVYYHSLRFAEQHGIKSLFVHVPLFSTVDEEVQIHFVTSLVEALASLN from the exons ATGGGATCAGAAGGGCCTTCAATCGTGACTGTACATGTTACTGGATTTAAGAAGTTCCATGGTGTTGCTGAGAACCCGACAGAGAAACTTGTGACCAACATTAAATCGTTCATTGAAAAGAGAGGGTTGCCGAAAAATCTTGTACTTGGAAGCTGCGAAATTCTCGAAACAGCCGGGCAGGGGGCGCTTGGAACATTATATAAAGTTCTAGAATCTGCCATTGCAGATAGAGAGAACGGGTCATCAGCTCAGGGGCAAATAATTTGG GTCCACTTTGGGGTAAATAGTGGTGCATCACGGTTTGCTCTTGAGAATCAAGCTGTGAATGAAGCCACCTTCCGCTGCCCAGATGAGCTTGGGTGGAAACCTCAG AGAGTGCCTATTGTGCCATCTGATGGAAGCATCTCACGGACAAGAGAG ACTACACTGCCAGTGAAGGAGTTAACCAAGTCACTCCGAAAGACAGGCTACGATGTGATGCCTTCGGATGACGCGGGGAGATTCGTGTGCAACTATgtgtactaccactccctccggtTTGCAGAGCAGCACGGCATCAAGTCTCTGTTTGTGCATGTGCCCCTCTTCTCGACAGTCGACGAGGAGGTCCAGATCCATTTCGTCACTTCCCTCGTCGAAGCTCTTGCTAGCTTGAACTAG